GGCGAAACAGAGCCACGTGCGCACGGCGTCGTGGAAGAACTACGGCACGCTGCTCAAGGGCGTCTATCTGAAGCGCACCGTGCTCGCGACCGTTATCTCGATTGCGTCGTCGTTCGCGTATAACGCGGTCGCGTTCGGCTTGCCGGTGATCATTTCGAGCTTCCTCGCGCAGTCGATGCTCACCACGATCCTCGCGTCGCTCGTGCTCAATCTTGCGTTTGCGTTCGTGGGCGGCATCATCGCGGTGCGCATGGTGCCGAAGTTCGGCGCCTGGAACATGACCGTGGCCGGCTATGCGTGCCAGCTCGTCGCGCTGGTCGGGCTCGCCGTCGTCGGCAAGCCAGCGGGCGCCGCGCAGGTCTCCATCGCAATCGCGATGCTTGCGCTGTTCCTGTTTGGCCAGGGCTTCGGGCCGGGCTCGCACACCATGACGTTCGCTTCGCTGAGCTATCCGACTTCGCTGCGCGGCGTCGGCGTCGGCTTCAACCAGACGCTGATGCGCGCAAGCTCGACCGTCTCGCTGTTCCTGTTCCCCGTGCTCGCCGCCGCGCTGCACACGCGTGTGTTCTGGATCATCGCCGTCGCGCCGCTGTGCGGCCTGCTCGCGCTGCTGGCGATCCGCTGGGAGCCGTCGGGCTACGACGTCGACGCGGAAGACTTCGCGCCAGCCGCGTCGCTCACGCAATAGCGACCTTCCAGCGCGAGGCGGGACAGCGCGATATGCGCTGTCGTCGCCAGACCGACAAGGGTCTCCGGGCAACCGGAGACCCTTTTTTACATTTGACGGCGCGAACCGTTGAGAAAAAGCATCGCGTGTCGTGCGTCGCCAACGCCTTATTCCGGAGTCCAGATATTTGCATTTATCGAGATGAAAAGACGTGCAATGATCGCGCCGCCATGCCCATGTGGTGACTGCACATTGACGTCACCCTGCGAGCGGACATTCGTAAAAGAACGTTTTCATCTCAAGTTCATGATCAATTTCCTGCTCGATCTGATTTCGAACCTGATCATCCTCGCCGTGCTGCTGACGGCATGTTGCGTGATCAACTGGATGAGGCCCGACGCGAAAGCGGACGGCTATCTGGTGTTCGTGGTGTTCGTCGCGATCGCGTTGCTGTTCGATGCGGCGTTGACCTTTCTGGTGTTCGCCGATTCGCAGGCGCGCTATGGCAAGTTCAGCACCCTCGGAGCGTTCATTCCGCGTCTTGCCGCCTATGTGACGGCAAGCGGCATCGCTATCGGCCTGTCGCGCATGCGCAGCCGCAAGGCAGCCGGGCGCGCCGACGCACGCGCCGTCATCCGCACGTCGGCCTCCGCCAATTGAGCCCGATTGGCACGGACGTGTTCAGGCGGGAATATGTCTTGCTGACGGCCGCGCCATCGCCTATAACAGTCGATGATTGCAAGCGGCGGCAACAGCGCCGCCGTTTCTCGCATATCGGGCAACCTGCCCGCTCAAGCCGTTCGCCGTACGGATAACAACGTCGTGTAGCACAAGCGATGGACGCGGCGTCCGCTCTGCTGGTCCGCCTCGCGTCCCCTACGCCGTCGCATGCACGCAGTCAGTCATACGAACCGACTCAAGCGAGGGAATCGTGGATATCGAAGCCGTACGCGTCTTTCTGATGACCCGGGGCATCGACTTCGGGACCAAGGTACTCGGTGCAATCGTTCTGTGGATCATCGGGCGATGGGTGATCGGGCTCGTCATCGGCCTGCTGCGCAAGGTGCTCGCGCGCAACAGCAAAGTCGATCCGACGCTCGCGCACTACCTTGGCTCGATCCTCGGCGCGCTTCTGAATCTGATCCTGATACTCGCGATTCTGCAGGTGTTCGGCGTGCAGACCACGTCGTTCGCCGCGCTGCTCGCGGGCCTCGGTCTCGCGATCGGCACCGCGTGGGGCGGTCTGCTCGCGCATTTCGCGGCGGGCATTTTCATGCAGGTGCTGCGACCGTTCAAGGTCGGCGATTTCGTGACAGCGGGCGGCGTGACGGGCACGGTTCAGGAGCTCGGCCTGTTCGGCACGACGATCGTCACGCCCGATAACGTACTGACCATCGTCGGCAACAACACGATCTTCTCGGGCATCATTTCCAATTTCAGCGCGCAGCCGGTACGGCGCGTCGAACTGACTGCGAAGGTCGCGAACGGCGTCGATCCCATCGATGCGGCGAACCGGTTGCGGGCCGCCGTCACGAAGATTCCAAATGTGTCCGAGAGCCCGCCGCCCGATATCGAAGTGCTGTCGTTCACGCCCGAAGGTCCGTTGCTGTGCGTGCGGCCTTACACGCACAACGACAACTACTGGCAAGTCTATTTCGACACGAATCGCGCGATCATCGAAACGTTCCGCGAAGCGGGCTATCCGACGCCGGAAACGCCTGTCGTGCGGCGTGTGGCGCCGTAGCGTTTCTGCTGCGATATCGCACTGTCTGATTGATCTTGTGCGCAGCAGGCATCGCGTGCGGATGCCTGCTGTTCGCCCTCATCAATGCCCAGTGTTGTTACCGGCCGAGCGCTCCGGCTGACGCTTGCTGCGCATGATCTTCCACAACGCGCCGAGCGCGACGGGCACCACGGCGGCGCCGATACCGACCAGCACGATCACATTCAGATACTGGCGGATAAACGGAATATTGCCGAAGAAGAAACCCAGCAGCGTCAGAAGCAGCACCCAGAACAGCGCGCCTGCGACGTTGAAGAACTGGAACCGCTTGACGGTCATCTGCGACGCGCCCGCGACGAACGGCGCAAAGGTCCGCACGACGGGAATGAAACGCGCGAGCACGATA
The DNA window shown above is from Paraburkholderia sp. PGU19 and carries:
- a CDS encoding mechanosensitive ion channel family protein produces the protein MDIEAVRVFLMTRGIDFGTKVLGAIVLWIIGRWVIGLVIGLLRKVLARNSKVDPTLAHYLGSILGALLNLILILAILQVFGVQTTSFAALLAGLGLAIGTAWGGLLAHFAAGIFMQVLRPFKVGDFVTAGGVTGTVQELGLFGTTIVTPDNVLTIVGNNTIFSGIISNFSAQPVRRVELTAKVANGVDPIDAANRLRAAVTKIPNVSESPPPDIEVLSFTPEGPLLCVRPYTHNDNYWQVYFDTNRAIIETFREAGYPTPETPVVRRVAP